A genomic stretch from Setaria viridis chromosome 1, Setaria_viridis_v4.0, whole genome shotgun sequence includes:
- the LOC117854980 gene encoding protein FAR1-RELATED SEQUENCE 5-like: MGVLADFHGGLGNLTFNSKDVSNMRTHLRGGLTYRDMDATLEYFQKQQAESPSFYYATMIDDNNVVRGLFWVDGRTRELYKSFGDFIFFDTAYCTNRYDMPFAPIVGINNHLHSILLGCAMLPDETTETFVWVLERCCKWHVLSKANDKLAWLISEEEDFAKEFDYCVNRTETPEEFEMLWASIEDKYHLQENEFFQSMSGTRRMWAPAYFRKYFFPFKGTTGRSESMNLFKKVVHP, from the exons ATGGGGGTGCTTGCTGATTTCCATGGGGGGCTTGGCAACCTTACTTTCAACAGCAAGGATGTTTCAAACATGAGGACACACTTGAGAGGAGGTCTCACCTACAGGGATATGGATGCAACATTAGAGTATTTTCAAAAGCAACAAGCTGAAAGTCCTTCCTTCTATTATGCAACGATGATTGATGATAATAATGTTGTTAGAGGATTGTTTTGGGTAGATGGGAGGACTAGAGAGCTGTACAAGAGTTTTGGAGATTTCATTTTCTTTGACACAGCATATTGCACCAACAGATACGACATGCCATTTGCACCAATTGTTGGGATAAATAACCATTTGCATAGCATACTACTTGGATGTGCAATGTTGCCAGATGAGACAACGGAAACATTTGTTTGGGTGCTAGAAAG ATGTTGCAAGTGGCATGTCCTGAGCAAGGCTAATGATAAGCTTGCTTGGCTTATTAGTGAGGAAGAAGACTTTGCAAAGGAGTTTGACTACTGTGTGAACAGGACTGAAACACCAGAAGAATTCGAGATGTTGTGGGCAAGCATAGAGGACAAATACCACTTGCAGGAAAATGAGTTCTTTCAAAGTATGTCTGGTACAAGGAGGATGTGGGCGCCTGCGTACTTCAGAAAGTACTTCTTCCCCTTCAAAGGCACAACAGGAAGATCGGAAAGCATGAATTTGTTCAAGAAAGTTGTTCACCCTTAG
- the LOC117838302 gene encoding uncharacterized protein, producing MEGNLRPHALTPGGAPSNMEQPLCFVSQPQQVGVQANQVAFTAPAVNQMQEIENGIKASLSFNNEPRGRATASASQRQRRVKWNGDMAKLLVSAVSYIDDDIDADHGSRSRVKRMGKWKLVSWAMTKRGFAASPQQCEDKFHDLNKKYKSLTEILGWGTACGIVEKPALLEQMNLSDKLKDEARKLLSSKNLHYEEMCSYHNRNRQCLLDDPSLQRMLWSMARGSPVEQGMEFPTGYGEDDHIVLSVDKEEGGDEFNDDPEGSTEDHHHQRVHGTKMLKHDREEGSHLSQDAANDMKAIQIKRERLKIKRETLEMRQSHMKQMRSIKEQDKELQKMRLDNEMMELENDKLELELELKIKEMEMMGIKPKRI from the coding sequence ATGGAGGGAAATCTGCGACCGCATGCCCTGACCCCCGGAGGAGCCCCCTCCAATATGGAACAACCGCTCTGCTTCGTCTCCCAGCCCCAGCAGGTCGGGGTTCAGGCTAACCAAGTCGCGTTCACTGCTCCCGCAGTGAACCAGATGCAGGAGATTGAGAATGGGATCAAGGCCTCACTGAGCTTCAATAATGAACCCCGTGGCAGGGCAACGGCCTCGGCCTCTCAGAGGCAGCGCCGGGTCAAGTGGAACGGAGACATGGCCAAGCTGCTCGTGTCGGCCGTGTCCTACATAGACGACGACATCGACGCGGACCATGGCAGTAGGAGTAGGGTGAAGAGGATGGGTAAGTGGAAGCTGGTCTCCTGGGCCATGACCAAGAGGGGCTTCGCTGCGTCGCCACAGCAGTGCGAGGACAAATTCCACGACCTCAACAAGAAGTACAAGAGTCTTACCGAGATCCTCGGGTGGGGAACGGCTTGTGGCATCGTTGAGAAACCGGCTCTCCTTGAACAGATGAACCTATCTGACAAGCTCAAGGACGAGGCCAGGAAGCTCCTGAGCTCGAAGAACCTGCACTACGAGGAGATGTGCTCCTACCACAACCGTAACCGGCAGTGCCTTCTTGATGATCCCTCCCTTCAAAGGATGCTGTGGAGTATGGCACGTGGGAGTCCGGTTGAACAGGGAATGGAGTTCCCGACTGGATATGGTGAGGATGATCACATCGTGCTTTCCGTTgacaaggaggagggaggcgacgAGTTCAATGATGATCCGGAGGGCAGTACtgaagatcatcatcatcagagagTTCATGGCACCAAGATGCTGAAGCATGATCGAGAGGAGGGATCTCATCTGTCACAAGATGCTGCCAATGACATGAAAGCAATTCAAATCAAGAGAGAACGTTTGAAGATAAAAAGAGAGACGCTCGAAATGAGGCAGAGCCATATGAAGCAGATGAGGTCCATCAAGGAGCAGGACAAGGAACTACAGAAGATGAGGCTGGACAATGAAATGATGGAGCTGGAAAATGACAAGCTGGAGCTCGAGCTGGAGCTAAAGATTAAGGAAATGGAGATGATGGGCATCAAACCAAAGAGGATTTAG